In a genomic window of Phragmites australis chromosome 14, lpPhrAust1.1, whole genome shotgun sequence:
- the LOC133890604 gene encoding DNA (cytosine-5)-methyltransferase 1B, translated as MVKSPRSPVATGTKRCRAKPQKKGEESTENSKLENGSQEATEEVHHGVENGNGHVTRKRPRRAAACSDFKEKSIRLSEKTSVVMVKKNRMEEEEIDAVNLTKLGPEDPPPCRKLIDFILHDADGNLQPFEMSEIDDFFITALIMPMDDDLEKERERGVRCEGFGRIEDWTISGYDEGTAVVWVSTEVADYECVKPASIYKSYFDHFYEKAQVCVEVFRKLTRSVGGNPDQGLEELLASVVRSINAMKGYSGTMSKDLVISIGEFVYNQLVGLDHTSGNDDEKFATLPVLLALREQCKSRVEFTKLPSNISNSSLKIKDVDCEEITEDDDAKLARLLQQEEEWKMMKKQRGRRGTPSQKNVYIKISEAEIANDYPLPAYYKPSSQEMDEYIFDSDDSIFSDDVPVRILNNWALYNADSRLISLELIPMKSGAENDIVVFGSGFMREDDGSCCSTAESAKLSSSSSKADQPDAGVPIYLSPIKEWLIEFGGSMVCITIRTDVAWYKLRQPTKQYAPWCEPVLKTARLAVSIITLLKEQSRASKLSFADVIKKLAEFDKGNPAFISSNIALLERYIVVHGQIILQQFADFPDETIRRSAFVTGLLMKMEQRRHTKLSMKKKAQAMRGENLNPSAAMGPASRRKVMRATTTRLINRIWSDYYAHHFPEDSKEGDGNETKEIDDGQEENEDEDVEDEIQIEDEKISKTPPSTRSRKLVSQTCKQIRWEGETSGKTSSGEALYQHAYVRELRIAVGGAVALEDDSGETVMCFVEYMFQKLDGANMVHGRMLQKGSQTVLGNAANEREVFLTNDCLEFELDGIKELVTVNIQSMPWGHKYRKENSEADKVERAKAEERKKKGLPMEYFCKSLYWPEKGAFFSLPHDKLGLGSGVCSSCDHKEPDCDELRLLSKTTFIYRKLTYNVNDFLYIKPEFFSQDEDRATFKAGRNVGLKPYAVCHLLAIHEASGSKKLNPASAKVSARRFYRPDDISSAKAYASDIREVYYSEDVIDVPVDMIEGKCEVRKKVDLSNSDLPVMVEHVFFCEHLYDRATGALKQLPPNIKFMSMVQKTTGALKKNKGKQICESDKVDSGKWVDVPKENRLATLDIFAGCGGLSEGLQQAGVSFTKWAIEYEEPAGEAFSKNHPEAVVFVDNCNVILKAIMEKCGDTDDCISTSEAAEQAAKLAEENINNLPVPGEVEFINGGPPCQGFSGMNRFNQSPWSKVQCEMILAFLSFAEYFRPRFFLLENVRNFVSFNKGQTFRLAVASLLEMGYQVRFGILEAGAFGVAQSRKRAFIWAAAPGETLPDWPEPMHVFASPELKITLPDGQYYAAARSTAGGAPFRAITVKDTIGDLPKVENGASKLTLEYGGDPVSWFQKKIRGNMIALNDHISKEMNELNLIRCQHIPKQPGCDWHDLPDEKVKLSTGQMVDLIPWCLPNTAKRHNQWKGLYGRLDWEGNFPTSVTDPQPMGKVGMCFHPDQDRIITVRECARSQGFPDSYQFAGNIQNKHRQIGNAVPPPLAYALGRKLKEAVDAKRRDAGETASAP; from the exons ATGGTGAAAAGTCCGCGTTCTCCTGTTGCCACAG GAACAAAAAGGTGCAGAGCAAAGCCGCAAAAGAAGGGAGAGGAATCCACTGAAAACAGCAAACTGGAGAATGGATCTCAGGAGGCAACAGAAGAGGTGCATCATGGAGTTGAAAATGGTAATGGACATGTTACCCGCAAGAGGCCAAGGAGAGCAGCAGCCTGTTCTGATTTCAAAGAGAAATCCATACGCTTATCTGAAAAAACCTCTGTTGTCATGGTCAAGAAAAATcggatggaggaggaagaaatagATGCTGTCAATCTGACAAAACTTGGACCGGAAGATCCACCGCCTTGCCGGAAATTGATTGATTTCATCTTGCATGATGCAGATGGGAATCTGCAACCCTTCGAAATGTCAGAAATTGATGACTTTTTCATAACAGCTCTTATCATGCCCATGGATGATGATCTCGAAAAAGAGCGTGAAAGAGGAGTACGCTGTGAAGGATTTGGGCGAATTGAGGACTGGACAATTTCTGGCTATGATGAAGGTACTGCTGTAGTCTGGGTGTCAACTGAAGTTGCTGATTATGAATGTGTGAAACCAGCAAGCATTTACAAATCTTACTTTGACCACTTTTATGAGAAGGCTCAGGTGTGTGTTGAAGTTTTCAGAAAGCTTACAAGATCAGTGGGTGGGAATCCAGACCAGGGTCTGGAGGAATTACTTGCCAGTGTTGTTCGTTCAATTAATGCCATGAAAGGATATAGTGGAACAATGAGCAAAGATTTGGTGATCTCCATCGGGGAGTTTGTATACAACCAACTTGTTGGATTGGATCATACATCAGGCAATGATGACGAAAAGTTTGCTACCCTGCCAGTTCTTCTTGCTCTAAGAGAGCAGTGCAAATCTAGGGTGGAATTTACCAAGCTGCCGTCTAACATATCGAATTCAAGTCTGAAAATCAAGGACGTGGACTGTGAAGAGATAActgaagatgatgatgcgaAATTAGCTAGGTTACTGCAGCAAGAAGAAGaatggaagatgatgaagaaacaGAGGGGTAGACGTGGAACACCATCCCAGAAAAATGTGTACATCAAAATTAGTGAAGCTGAGATTGCCAATGACTATCCTCTTCCTGCATACTACAAACCTTCTAGCCAAGAAATGGATGAATACATATTTGATAGTGATGACAGCATATTTTCTGATGATGTGCCGGTGAGAATACTCAATAACTGGGCTCTGTACAATGCAGATTCCAGGCTTATATCTTTGGAATTAATCCCTATGAAATCTGGAGCAGAAAATGATATAGTTGTCTTTGGATCTGGTTTCATGAGAGAGGATGATGGCAGTTGCTGTTCCACAGCTGAGTCTGCAAAATtgtcttcttcctcgagcaAAGCTGACCAACCGGATGCTGGAGTCCCTATTTATTTGAGCCCAATAAAGGAATGGCTTATAGAATTTGGTGGCTCAATGGTTTGTATAACCATTCGAACAGATGTGGCCTG GTACAAGCTACGCCAGCCAACAAAGCAATATGCTCCATGGTGCGAGCCTGTACTGAAAACAGCGAGGCTTGCTGTTAGCATCATCACCCTATTAAAAGAGCAAAGTCGTGCTTCAAAGCTTTCTTTTGCTGATGTCATAAAAAAGCTGGCAGAATTTGACAAAGGGAACCCTGCATTTATATCGTCAAACATTGCACTACTTGAGAGATATATTGTGGTACATGGACAGATAATACTTCAGCAGTTTGCAGATTTTCCAGATGAGACTATCCGTCGGAGTGCATTTGTCACTGGTCTTTTGATGAAGATGGAACAGAGGAGGCATACAAAGTTGTCCATGAAGAAAAAAGCTCAAGCAATGAGGGGTGAGAATCTGAACCCAAGTGCAGCAATGGGCCCAGCATCAAGAAGGAAAGTAATGCGTGCAACGACAACCAGGTTGATCAACAGGATTTGGAGCGATTACTATGCACACCATTTCCCTGAAGATTCCAAGGAGGGAGATGGAAATGAAACAAAAGAAATCGATGACGgacaagaagaaaatgaagatgaagatgttgaagacgaGATACAGATTGAAGATGAAAAGATCTCAAAGACTCCACCATCCACACGGTCTCGAAAGTTGGTGTCACAAACTTGTAAACAAATTAGATGGGAAGGTGAAACGTCTGGGAAAACATCGTCTGGAGAAGCTCTATATCAACATGCTTATGTTCGAGAACTCAGAATAGCTGTTGGAGGAGCAGTGGCACTCGAAGATGATTCTGGAGAAACAGTCATGTGCTTTGTTGAGTACATGTTTCAGAAACTTGATGGTGCAAATATGGTTCATGGAAGGATGCTGCAAAAAGGTTCACAGACAGTTCTTGGCAATGCTGCAAATGAGAGGGAGGTTTTCTTAACTAATGATTGTTTAGAATTTGAATTAGACGGTATCAAGGAATTGGTGACTGTCAATATCCAATCAATGCCTTGGGGTCACAAGTATAGAAAAGAGAATTCTGAAGCTGATAAAGTTGAGCGGGCCAAAGcagaagagaggaagaagaagggcctGCCAATGGAATATTTCTGTAAAAGCCTATACTGGCCTGAGAAGGGTGCCTTCTTCTCCCTTCCCCATGATAAACTGGGTCTTGGTAGTGGTGTTTGCAGCTCGTGTGATCACAAGGAGCCAGATTGTGATGAATTGAGATTACTCTCCAAGACCACCTTCATCTACAGAAAGCTTACCTATAATGTCAATGACTTTTTATACATTAAGCCTGAATTTTTCTCCCAAGATGAGGATCGTGCAACCTTCAAGGCTGGCCGAAATGTGGGCCTAAAGCCCTATGCAGTTTGCCATCTACTGGCCATCCATGAAGCATCTGGATCTAAAAAACTTAATCCAGCATCAGCAAAAGTCAGTGCTAGAAGATTTTACAGACCAGATGACATTTCGTCAGCCAAAGCTTATGCATCGGACATCAGAGAG GTCTACTATAGTGAAGATGTAATTGATGTGCCTGTGGATATGATAGAAGGAAAATGCGAGGTCAGAAAGAAGGTTGATCTCTCAAATTCAGACCTTCCAGTGATGGTTGAACATGTATTTTTCTGCGAACATTTATATGATCGTGCCACTGGAGCTCTCAAGCAG TTGCCTCCAAATATTAAGTTTATGTCCATGGTGCAAAAGACAACTGGTGCTTTGAAAAAGAACAAAGGAAAACAGATCTGTGAAAGTGATAAAGTAGATTCAGGTAAATGGGTGGATGTGCCCAAAGAGAACCGTCTAGCAACTCTTGACATTTTTGCTGGATGTGGAGGTTTATCAGAAGGACTGCAGCAAGCTG GTGTATCTTTCACGAAATGGGCAATTGAATATGAGGAGCCGGCTGGCGAAGCATTTAGCAAAAATCATCCAGAGGCTGTGGTGTTTGTAGATAACTGCAATGTGATTCTGAA AGCAATTATGGAGAAATGTGGGGATACTGATGATTGCATTTCAACTTCTGAGGCTGCTGAACAAGCAGCAAAACTTGCTGAGGAAAACATTAATAACCTTCCAGTCCCTGGTGAAGTAGAATTCATAAATGGTGGTCCTCCGTGTCAG GGGTTTTCTGGGATGAATAGATTCAATCAAAGCCCATGGAGTAAAGTTCAGTGTGAGATGATTCTAGCATTCCTCTCATTCGCAGAATATTTCCGTCCCAGATTCTTTCTTTTAGAAAATGTTCGGAACTTTGTTTCGTTCAACAAAGGGCAGACCTTCCGACTAGCAGTTGCATCTCTTCTGGAGATGGGATACCAG GTTCGGTTTGGAATTCTGGAAGCAGGGGCTTTTGGTGTTGCTCAGTCCAGGAAAAGGGCATTCATTTGGGCTGCTGCACCTGGAGAGACCCTTCCTGATTGGCCAGAGCCGATGCATGTGTTTGCCAGCCCCGAGCTGAAAATAACACTGCCTGATGGTCAATACTATGCAGCTGCCAGAAGCACTGCTGGTGGGGCACCTTTCCGCGCGATAACTGTCAAAGATACAATCGGGGATCTGCCTAAAGTGGAAAATGGTGCCAGTAAACTCACACTAGAG TATGGAGGTGACCCCGTCTCTTGGTTCCAGAAGAAGATTAGAGGGAACATGatcgccttgaatgatcacatATCCAAGGAGATGAATGAGCTAAATCTCATAAGGTGCCAGCACATCCCGAAACAACCAGGTTGCGACTGGCACGACCTGCCAGATGAGAAG GTGAAGCTATCAACGGGGCAAATGGTGGACCTGATACCTTGGTGCCTGCCCAACACAGCCAAGAGGCACAATCAGTGGAAAGGGCTGTATGGGAGGCTGGACTGGGAGGGCAACTTCCCCACATCTGTAACAGATCCCCAACCAATGGGCAAGGTCGGCATGTGCTTCCACCCTGACCAGGACAGGATCATCACAGTCCGCGAATGTGCGCGGTCTCAG GGCTTCCCAGACAGCTACCAGTTCGCGGGCAACATCCAGAACAAGCACCGGCAGATCGGCAACGCAGTTCCGCCGCCTCTCGCCTACGCGCTCGGGAGGAAGCTGAAGGAAGCCGTCGACGCCAAGCGTCGCGACGCCGGCGAGACCGCGTCTGCACCATGA
- the LOC133891586 gene encoding small ribosomal subunit protein uS19-like — protein MANVDVETEVAAGAQPKKRTFRKYSYRGVDLDALLDMSTDDLVQLFPARARRRFQRGLKRKPMALIKKLRKAKKDAPPGEKPEPVRTHLRNMIIVPEMIGSIIGVYNGKTFNQVEIKPEMIGHYLAEFSISYKPVKHGRPGIGATHSSRFIPLK, from the exons ATG GCGAACGTCGATGTCGAGACGGAGGTCGCCGCCGGCGCGCAGCCCAAGAAGAGGACGTTCCGCAAGTACAGCTACCGCGGCGTCGACCTCGACGCGCTGCTCGACATGTCCACCGACGACCTCGTCCAGCTCTTCCCCGCGCGCGCCCGCAGGAG GTTCCAGAGGGGTTTGAAGAGGAAGCCCATGGCGCTCATCAAGAAGCTGCGCAAGGCG AAAAAGGATGCTCCCCCTGGTGAGAAGCCAGAGCCAGTGAGGACACATCTCCGCAACATGATCATTGTGCCTGAGATGATTGGTAGCATCATTGGTGTCTACAACGGCAAGACCTTCAACCAGGTTGAGATTAAGCCTGAGATGATTGGCCACTACCTTGCAGAGTTCTCCATCTCCTACAAGCCGGTCAAGCACGGTAGGCCTGGTATCGGTGCCACGCACTCCTCGCGGTTCATTCCTCTCAAATGA